In Streptomyces sp. NBC_00569, a single genomic region encodes these proteins:
- a CDS encoding FAD-dependent monooxygenase, with the protein MTTDVTIVGGGPNGLLLACELRHAGVRPLLLERLHTRSATPRANGLVGRVVQALELRGLYEPLTGRSGPAEPLPFYQFSGLPLDLRDLRDNPLHALQVPQARIEQVLEERARQLGVEIRRGHELTALHQDDDAVTLDIRAPQGAYRIRTRYLVGADGGHSTVRKQAGIAFPGITDDSFVSRAGQAIIPDALLDPATGELDLPEPGMRLRPYTHNRLPGGVLTFAMMQPGSGIHLVATFEWDQPPADDSTPMTFDELRASARRVLGTDLPMSPPSTPGPHLLRRLTGTNSRQADTYRAGRVLLLGDAAHVHSAVGGPGLNLGMQDAINLGWKLAAQIHGWAPPELLDTYHSERAPVSRRVLMQTRAQMALMRPAADITAARDLLVELLDDPRNRARIAALLSGTDIRYDMGHDTTHPLTGRWLPDLRTHITDGWTQIAERLRAARPVLVDLTGNAATAQAARAWTDRVDVITARSANRSLPASAILVRPDGYLAWATDDTAGQSMRHHLHAALTTWFGAAT; encoded by the coding sequence ATGACTACTGACGTCACCATCGTCGGCGGTGGCCCGAACGGGCTGCTGCTGGCCTGCGAACTACGACACGCAGGCGTGCGGCCGCTGCTCCTGGAGCGACTGCACACCCGCAGCGCGACCCCTCGGGCCAACGGGCTCGTCGGCCGCGTCGTCCAGGCCCTCGAATTGCGCGGCCTCTACGAGCCCCTCACCGGTCGCTCCGGGCCCGCCGAGCCGTTGCCCTTCTACCAGTTCAGCGGCCTGCCACTGGACTTGCGCGACCTGCGCGACAACCCGCTGCACGCCCTCCAGGTGCCGCAAGCACGCATCGAGCAGGTACTCGAAGAGCGCGCTCGACAACTCGGCGTCGAGATCCGCCGCGGGCACGAACTGACCGCCCTGCACCAAGACGACGACGCCGTCACCCTCGACATCCGAGCTCCGCAGGGCGCCTACCGGATCCGCACCCGGTACCTGGTCGGAGCGGACGGCGGCCACAGCACGGTCCGCAAACAGGCCGGAATCGCCTTCCCTGGCATCACTGACGACAGCTTCGTCTCTCGCGCGGGACAAGCCATCATCCCCGACGCGCTGCTGGATCCAGCCACCGGGGAACTCGACCTGCCCGAGCCGGGCATGCGCCTTCGGCCGTACACCCACAACCGCCTACCGGGCGGCGTGCTCACCTTCGCGATGATGCAACCCGGATCGGGCATCCACCTCGTAGCCACCTTCGAGTGGGACCAGCCGCCGGCCGATGACAGCACACCGATGACCTTCGACGAACTCCGGGCCAGCGCCCGCCGCGTCCTTGGCACAGACCTGCCGATGAGTCCACCCAGCACCCCCGGACCGCACCTGCTGCGCCGCCTCACCGGCACCAACTCGCGCCAGGCCGACACCTACCGCGCCGGCCGCGTCCTGCTCCTCGGAGACGCCGCACACGTACACTCCGCCGTCGGCGGGCCAGGGCTCAACCTGGGCATGCAGGACGCCATCAACCTCGGCTGGAAACTCGCCGCCCAGATCCACGGCTGGGCGCCCCCCGAACTGCTGGACACCTACCACAGCGAGCGAGCTCCGGTCAGCCGGCGAGTCCTCATGCAGACCCGCGCCCAGATGGCCCTGATGCGCCCGGCAGCCGACATCACTGCGGCACGCGACCTGCTGGTGGAACTGCTCGACGACCCACGCAACCGCGCACGCATCGCCGCCCTCCTGTCCGGAACCGACATCCGCTACGACATGGGCCACGACACCACGCATCCACTGACCGGACGGTGGCTTCCCGACCTCCGGACGCACATCACCGACGGCTGGACCCAGATCGCCGAAAGGCTGCGCGCAGCCCGCCCCGTGCTCGTGGACCTCACCGGAAACGCAGCGACGGCCCAGGCCGCCCGCGCCTGGACGGACCGGGTGGACGTCATCACTGCCCGGTCCGCAAACCGGTCCCTGCCGGCCTCCGCCATCCTCGTCCGTCCCGACGGATACCTGGCGTGGGCCACAGATGACACAGCGGGCCAGTCCATGCGCCACCACCTGCACGCGGCACTGACCACGTGGTTCGGCGCAGCAACCTGA
- a CDS encoding DPP IV N-terminal domain-containing protein, which yields MLFKHVVLAVGVVVAAGLPTAGTAAAEQGTAAGRITATGYSSGSPALVSLDPVSGDVIRTFAQNAEDGVLSPKGSTVAYIQRDDTCVPQTEGCMYARNLVVADVDGSDQHVLVRGIAPETNEAPYVGHPDWSPDSKRIVFDSPRGMEWIKSDGTGQEVLTTTGGAGTFSPDGQSIAFVRTTTYETAEGWETGRDVWVMDIATRQVHQISTTHNARSTPVDWSPDGQRIVYATESGLNAVNVATGAVTELQGSWATPLSSIQGPVFSPDGTRITFSAMDDGDYSHSTYVVDAADGKNLQVLTDQAVAPTDWLSR from the coding sequence GTGCTTTTCAAACACGTCGTGCTGGCCGTCGGGGTCGTCGTCGCTGCTGGTCTGCCGACAGCAGGGACCGCCGCGGCGGAGCAGGGGACGGCGGCCGGCCGGATCACCGCCACCGGCTATTCCTCCGGCTCTCCCGCTCTGGTCTCACTCGACCCCGTGAGCGGCGACGTCATCCGGACCTTCGCGCAGAACGCCGAGGACGGCGTCCTCTCCCCGAAGGGCTCCACCGTGGCGTACATCCAGCGCGACGACACCTGCGTTCCCCAGACCGAAGGCTGTATGTACGCCCGGAACCTGGTGGTCGCCGATGTCGATGGCAGTGACCAGCACGTCCTGGTCCGGGGTATCGCGCCCGAAACCAATGAGGCCCCGTACGTGGGGCACCCCGACTGGTCCCCTGACAGCAAGCGGATTGTCTTCGACAGCCCACGCGGTATGGAGTGGATCAAGAGCGACGGCACGGGACAAGAGGTGCTCACGACAACCGGCGGCGCAGGCACCTTCTCGCCTGACGGCCAGAGCATCGCCTTCGTGAGGACCACCACGTACGAGACGGCCGAGGGCTGGGAGACCGGCAGAGACGTCTGGGTCATGGACATCGCCACCCGGCAGGTGCACCAGATCAGCACCACTCACAACGCGCGGTCCACGCCCGTCGACTGGTCCCCCGATGGGCAGCGCATCGTCTACGCCACCGAAAGCGGCCTGAACGCCGTCAACGTGGCGACCGGCGCCGTGACTGAGCTGCAGGGCAGCTGGGCGACCCCCCTCAGCAGCATCCAGGGCCCCGTTTTCTCGCCCGATGGCACCCGAATCACGTTCTCCGCCATGGACGACGGCGACTACAGCCACAGCACCTACGTCGTCGATGCCGCCGACGGAAAGAACCTCCAGGTCCTGACGGACCAGGCTGTGGCCCCCACCGACTGGCTGAGCAGGTAG
- a CDS encoding TetR/AcrR family transcriptional regulator, with translation MPRPPDPAKRRALLDRVREYLIRNGLADLSLRPLARALGTSDRMLLYYFGSKEGMVAEAIALDERRPLLRVRNLPDTTGSPKDPAWMRRFLEEVWQRFSAPDLRAALPLYLEIMAASLLHPDRYGSLMRDLITEWTGLLSSAFRDMGMPEARARTEATLLVDASFGLLIAPLADGDWHRADAAFRTLLDRLEPGWQTD, from the coding sequence ATGCCGCGCCCGCCCGACCCGGCCAAACGACGCGCCCTACTGGACCGGGTCCGCGAATACCTGATCCGCAACGGCCTGGCCGACCTGTCCCTCCGCCCGCTGGCCCGGGCCCTGGGCACCAGCGACCGCATGCTCCTGTACTACTTCGGCAGCAAGGAAGGCATGGTCGCCGAGGCAATTGCCCTGGACGAGCGGCGGCCACTTCTGCGCGTCCGGAATCTGCCCGACACCACCGGCTCTCCCAAGGACCCAGCGTGGATGCGCCGCTTCTTGGAAGAGGTCTGGCAGCGCTTCAGCGCCCCCGACCTGCGCGCCGCCCTCCCTCTCTACCTGGAGATCATGGCCGCCAGCCTGCTTCATCCCGACCGGTACGGATCCCTCATGCGCGACCTGATCACCGAGTGGACGGGCCTGCTCAGCTCCGCTTTCCGCGACATGGGCATGCCCGAAGCACGCGCGCGAACGGAGGCCACCCTCCTCGTCGACGCGTCCTTCGGCCTGCTCATCGCACCCCTGGCCGATGGCGACTGGCATCGGGCAGACGCAGCCTTCCGCACCCTCCTGGACCGCCTGGAACCCGGCTGGCAAACAGACTGA
- a CDS encoding ATP-binding protein, protein MAPQAIGCTATSHRGDLARRSRRRLGDLFRKTVSDRSRREEGSSKAAPISWIARQQAMWSRSLEPLRPLDAPRGRPTVWHASWPLSRDLTSVARARRLVIAQLGDWDLEEPADTAELLVSEVVTNALRHTRGPLRLNLQVLGSRLRCEVEDTAAGGPLRRFVDVDSEGGRGIELLDLLTEAWGTTDTATGKTIWFELPSGSS, encoded by the coding sequence ATGGCCCCCCAGGCCATCGGCTGCACCGCGACCTCTCACAGGGGAGACCTCGCCCGGCGTTCCCGGCGCCGCCTGGGAGACCTGTTCCGGAAGACCGTCTCGGACCGTAGTCGGCGGGAGGAGGGGTCCTCCAAGGCCGCCCCCATTTCGTGGATCGCCCGGCAGCAGGCCATGTGGTCCCGCAGCCTGGAACCTCTGCGACCGCTCGACGCACCCCGCGGCCGCCCCACCGTCTGGCACGCCTCCTGGCCTCTGAGCCGGGATCTGACTTCGGTCGCCAGGGCCAGGCGACTGGTGATCGCCCAGCTGGGCGATTGGGATCTGGAGGAACCGGCCGACACCGCCGAGCTCCTGGTGAGTGAAGTGGTGACCAACGCCCTGCGTCACACGCGCGGCCCGTTGCGGCTCAACCTGCAGGTGCTCGGGTCTCGTCTGCGGTGCGAGGTCGAGGACACCGCCGCGGGCGGCCCCCTGCGCCGCTTCGTCGACGTTGACTCGGAGGGTGGGCGCGGGATCGAACTACTCGATCTGCTCACCGAGGCCTGGGGCACCACCGATACAGCCACCGGCAAGACCATATGGTTCGAGCTGCCCTCAGGGTCGTCGTAA
- a CDS encoding purine-cytosine permease family protein — MGRNRSHGESIEQHSIDYVPPEERHGKPWHLFTVWFSSNVQITGFVTGVLAVTLGLDLLWAVATILIGNLVGAVFMAYHSIQGPRLGVPQMIQSRAQFGFLGTLLPVVIVLCMYMGFGIEGGVITGQAFANWAHISFTWSVIIQGAVPAVIAIVGYKVIHLSTRVVSVVSGLLFLALTIALAGHLPEHLPSGPAPSFGTVLLVISIFVSWQLTWAPYVSDYSRYLPEDTPSRTTFLWTYAGSALGSSWVMILGAFAATISAEAVGNDAVGMLSRQIPALSSVILLAIVIGIVPAGVYGYYGMYLTAISAVSAKGHGSATPLVRAVFIVVSAALTITATLMASGHILSTVESITLFLLYLLVPWTAINLTDYYVVRRGHYDVGELFRPRGEYGLVNWPAVLVYLVAVAAQIPFISSSFYTGPLVEHLGGADISWIVGLLVATVLYLACVRRARQVAQPVGARASAPGPDAPLALD; from the coding sequence ATGGGCCGTAACCGATCACACGGCGAGTCGATCGAGCAGCACTCGATCGACTACGTGCCGCCCGAGGAGAGACACGGCAAGCCGTGGCACCTGTTCACGGTGTGGTTCTCCAGCAACGTGCAGATCACCGGGTTCGTCACCGGTGTCCTGGCGGTCACCCTCGGACTCGACCTTCTCTGGGCTGTCGCCACCATCTTGATCGGCAACCTCGTCGGTGCCGTGTTCATGGCGTACCACTCGATCCAGGGTCCCCGCCTGGGCGTGCCGCAGATGATTCAGAGCCGTGCGCAGTTCGGATTCCTCGGCACACTGCTGCCGGTTGTCATCGTCCTGTGCATGTACATGGGATTCGGCATCGAGGGTGGTGTCATCACCGGGCAGGCCTTCGCGAACTGGGCCCACATCTCGTTCACCTGGTCGGTGATCATCCAGGGCGCGGTCCCGGCGGTCATCGCGATCGTCGGGTACAAGGTCATCCACCTGTCGACCCGAGTGGTCAGCGTGGTTTCCGGGCTGCTCTTCCTCGCCCTCACGATCGCGTTGGCCGGTCACTTGCCGGAGCACCTGCCGAGCGGCCCGGCTCCGTCGTTCGGCACCGTCCTGCTCGTCATATCGATCTTCGTCTCGTGGCAGCTGACCTGGGCGCCGTACGTCTCGGACTACTCGCGCTACCTCCCCGAGGACACCCCGTCGCGGACCACGTTCCTGTGGACCTACGCCGGCTCGGCACTCGGCTCCTCGTGGGTGATGATCCTCGGCGCGTTCGCCGCCACGATCAGCGCCGAGGCGGTCGGCAACGACGCCGTCGGCATGCTCAGCCGGCAGATCCCGGCGCTGAGCTCGGTGATCCTGCTCGCCATCGTCATCGGCATCGTCCCTGCCGGCGTGTACGGCTACTACGGCATGTACTTGACCGCGATCAGTGCGGTCTCGGCCAAGGGCCACGGCTCGGCGACGCCGCTGGTGCGCGCCGTCTTCATCGTGGTGAGCGCGGCGCTCACGATCACCGCCACGCTGATGGCGAGCGGCCACATCCTGAGCACCGTCGAGAGCATCACGTTGTTCCTGCTGTACCTGCTGGTGCCGTGGACCGCCATCAATCTCACCGACTACTACGTCGTACGCCGCGGCCACTACGACGTCGGCGAGCTCTTCCGGCCCCGGGGCGAGTACGGCTTGGTGAACTGGCCGGCCGTCCTTGTCTACCTGGTCGCCGTTGCGGCGCAGATCCCCTTCATCAGCAGCAGTTTCTACACCGGGCCACTGGTCGAACACCTGGGCGGCGCCGACATCTCCTGGATCGTCGGCCTGCTGGTGGCGACGGTCCTGTACCTGGCCTGTGTGCGGCGAGCCCGACAGGTCGCACAACCCGTCGGCGCGAGAGCATCGGCACCCGGCCCGGACGCGCCGCTTGCGCTCGACTGA
- a CDS encoding serine hydrolase domain-containing protein — translation MTSCDVSLGNWLTPPHHRLGLHRVEDVVPCTTIARGEAPVRMLVPASEPLDWDLLTVPGPEGRPNSAEEFLARTHTDGILVLRGDRILAERYFGGFTSASRHIVMSISKSFAGMLAGVLAAAGLLDLEATVPTYVPELAAGSYAGATVGQLLDMTAAPRYDMSYLEPTAEVHAGDRAAGWRPRQSEDVVGTRPFLAQLRGAGRHGAGFQYCSGTTDVLAWVLERAGGADYGELMRRHLWSWIGAEDDAFVTVDDHGTPYACAGMGMRLRDLARFGRLILDDGWRQGAEVVPSDWIARTRRGGRFATTAESDAAAGGTYKNQWWIPGDDHGSFYGVGIFGQYLWLDPQTDVVIAKFSATDQPVADSPAHLDALGAIARAAALTPQEA, via the coding sequence ATGACTTCCTGTGACGTCTCGCTCGGCAACTGGCTCACCCCGCCTCATCACCGACTCGGTCTGCACCGGGTCGAGGACGTGGTCCCCTGCACGACCATTGCTCGCGGTGAGGCACCGGTACGCATGCTGGTGCCCGCGAGTGAGCCCTTGGACTGGGACCTTCTGACGGTGCCGGGCCCCGAAGGGCGGCCGAACAGCGCAGAGGAGTTCCTCGCTCGCACGCACACCGACGGCATCCTCGTGCTGCGCGGCGACAGGATCCTCGCAGAGCGCTACTTCGGTGGGTTCACCTCCGCGTCTCGCCACATCGTGATGTCCATCTCGAAGTCGTTCGCCGGCATGCTGGCCGGGGTGCTGGCCGCCGCCGGCCTCCTTGACCTCGAGGCGACCGTCCCGACGTACGTCCCGGAGCTGGCGGCGGGTTCCTATGCCGGCGCCACTGTGGGACAGCTGCTCGACATGACCGCGGCGCCGCGCTACGACATGTCGTACCTGGAGCCCACGGCCGAGGTTCACGCGGGCGACCGCGCTGCCGGGTGGCGGCCGCGGCAGTCCGAGGACGTGGTCGGCACCCGGCCGTTCCTGGCCCAGTTGCGCGGCGCCGGCCGGCACGGCGCCGGCTTCCAGTACTGCTCGGGGACCACCGACGTCCTCGCGTGGGTGCTCGAACGCGCGGGCGGCGCGGACTACGGCGAGCTGATGCGGCGACATCTCTGGTCGTGGATCGGCGCCGAGGACGACGCCTTCGTCACGGTCGACGACCATGGAACGCCCTATGCGTGTGCCGGGATGGGGATGCGCCTACGCGATCTCGCGCGATTCGGGCGCTTGATTCTCGACGACGGGTGGCGCCAGGGCGCAGAGGTGGTGCCGTCTGACTGGATCGCGCGGACGCGCCGCGGAGGGCGCTTCGCGACCACGGCCGAGTCCGACGCGGCGGCGGGCGGCACCTACAAGAACCAGTGGTGGATCCCGGGCGACGACCACGGGTCCTTCTACGGGGTCGGCATCTTCGGCCAGTACCTCTGGCTCGACCCGCAGACCGACGTCGTCATCGCGAAGTTCTCCGCCACCGATCAGCCGGTGGCCGATTCCCCCGCTCACCTGGACGCGCTGGGTGCCATCGCCCGTGCGGCCGCCCTGACCCCGCAGGAGGCATGA
- a CDS encoding LysR family transcriptional regulator, whose protein sequence is MELRHLRCFVTVAQLGTVTAAAGQLHIAQPAVSRQIQRLERDLGVTLFRRNGHRLSLTDAGRHTLDVAHDLLTRADRLTTVAGQMADGQLTRISCVAAPTTLDYVLAPFVATLDDDDPFIDVVSVLGDEVHEAVVAGHDFGIAANMPPAGRLAWQHLTRVPLHAYVNPGHPWAHDTGITLDELMKQPLLLPGPTDPTRTVLDAAVIAARLRYQRHAEVPWEQMRHALAAGRRGVAIGTELPRFGTRPVLVLDTDGAPVQLPIHACWSHDHYAAAALEQLATRLGTFAEQVVRPEAEAI, encoded by the coding sequence ATGGAGCTACGCCACCTTCGGTGCTTTGTGACGGTCGCCCAACTCGGCACCGTCACGGCCGCCGCCGGCCAACTGCACATCGCTCAGCCCGCGGTGTCCCGCCAGATCCAGCGCCTGGAGCGCGACCTCGGCGTCACGCTCTTCCGTCGCAACGGCCATCGGCTATCCCTCACCGACGCGGGCCGCCACACGCTCGACGTGGCGCACGACCTGCTCACCCGGGCCGACCGGCTGACGACGGTCGCAGGGCAGATGGCCGACGGACAACTGACCCGGATCTCCTGCGTGGCCGCCCCCACCACGCTGGACTACGTCCTCGCTCCGTTCGTCGCCACCCTCGACGACGACGACCCGTTCATCGACGTCGTCTCCGTCCTCGGCGACGAGGTGCACGAGGCGGTCGTCGCCGGACACGACTTCGGCATCGCCGCGAACATGCCCCCCGCGGGCCGCCTTGCCTGGCAACACCTCACCCGCGTGCCACTGCACGCCTACGTCAACCCGGGCCACCCGTGGGCCCACGACACCGGCATCACGCTGGACGAATTGATGAAGCAGCCTCTCCTCCTTCCGGGCCCGACGGACCCGACGCGCACCGTTCTCGACGCAGCCGTCATCGCGGCCCGACTCCGGTATCAACGCCACGCCGAGGTCCCATGGGAGCAGATGCGCCACGCCCTGGCGGCAGGGCGGCGTGGCGTCGCGATCGGGACCGAGTTGCCGCGGTTCGGCACCCGCCCCGTGCTCGTCCTCGACACCGATGGCGCTCCCGTCCAACTCCCCATCCACGCCTGCTGGAGCCACGACCACTACGCAGCCGCAGCGCTCGAGCAGTTGGCCACGCGACTCGGCACCTTTGCCGAACAGGTCGTCCGCCCCGAGGCCGAAGCGATCTGA
- a CDS encoding DUF6879 family protein yields the protein MPSKSPMFDELLDGAQQSAAHLEMRDAYGVTSEAEDFANWRETGLRDIDPHSPYWGGWTALIRRACEQRGTAATRSSG from the coding sequence ATGCCCTCGAAGTCACCGATGTTCGATGAACTCCTTGACGGAGCCCAACAGTCCGCGGCGCATCTGGAGATGCGTGACGCTTACGGCGTGACCAGCGAGGCGGAAGACTTCGCCAACTGGCGCGAGACGGGGTTACGGGACATCGACCCGCACTCGCCGTACTGGGGAGGCTGGACGGCCCTCATTCGTCGCGCGTGCGAGCAGCGTGGTACAGCAGCGACACGATCATCGGGGTAG
- a CDS encoding DUF6192 family protein, whose amino-acid sequence MLTGKCFTPAVTRLGYLAQVDEVAAEVSGDLMRRPAVAREFTPEHKARAIEVRSGR is encoded by the coding sequence CTGCTCACCGGCAAGTGTTTTACACCTGCCGTCACTCGGCTTGGATATCTCGCGCAGGTGGACGAGGTCGCGGCCGAGGTGTCCGGTGATCTGATGCGGCGACCGGCCGTGGCGAGGGAGTTCACCCCGGAGCACAAGGCCAGGGCGATCGAGGTCAGGTCAGGCAGGTGA
- a CDS encoding DUF4232 domain-containing protein, which translates to MKYTRIATFAAIGVAATLSLTACGGDDSGKASSSKGSSSSSSSSSNGGSKSEGGSGSDGSGSGGSQASNAKAGSGENTKEKASANGATKTGSKVTFCKTQDLAIDAADAAPDKVSGRINITMINRGSTTCSATGFAGVDIKDADHTSSPIERGQAQPRVTILKPGDAAVFDLAYDIDNTGNSLATPTDILVTPPNETHTVSLKWPAGAGAIKGAYTDVQVYPTHTTK; encoded by the coding sequence ATGAAGTACACCCGCATCGCTACTTTCGCCGCCATCGGCGTCGCCGCCACCCTCTCGCTCACCGCCTGTGGCGGCGACGACTCCGGGAAGGCCTCGTCCTCCAAGGGCTCTTCGTCCTCGTCTTCTTCGTCCTCGAACGGTGGCTCGAAGTCGGAGGGCGGCTCGGGCTCCGACGGCTCGGGCTCTGGCGGCTCGCAGGCCAGCAACGCGAAGGCGGGCTCCGGTGAGAACACCAAGGAAAAGGCCTCCGCAAACGGCGCGACGAAGACCGGCAGCAAGGTCACATTCTGCAAGACCCAGGACCTGGCCATCGACGCTGCGGACGCAGCGCCGGACAAGGTCTCCGGCAGGATCAACATCACCATGATCAACCGGGGTTCGACCACCTGCTCGGCGACGGGCTTCGCGGGCGTAGACATCAAGGACGCCGACCACACCTCGAGCCCCATCGAACGCGGCCAGGCCCAGCCGCGTGTCACCATCCTGAAGCCGGGCGACGCCGCTGTCTTCGACCTCGCCTACGACATCGACAACACCGGCAACAGCCTCGCGACCCCGACCGACATCCTGGTGACGCCCCCGAACGAGACCCACACCGTGAGCCTGAAGTGGCCGGCGGGCGCGGGAGCGATCAAGGGCGCCTACACCGACGTTCAGGTCTACCCCACGCACACGACCAAGTAA
- the tnpB gene encoding IS607 family element RNA-guided endonuclease TnpB — protein MQAYRFALDPTPRQVGVLLRHVGAARVAFNWGLAVVRANLGQREAERSYGVSEGELTPALSWSMYSLRKAWNQAKGEVAPWWAKCSKEAYATGLDRLATSLKNWSDSTSGKRKGPRVGFPRFKSKRKSTLSVRFTTGTIRLEGRTHVVLPVLGRIKTHESTRKLARRLEAGTARIMSATVRCEAGRWFVSFTVEVEREARTPARPDAVIGVDLGVKTLAVFSDGRPAAQNPKHFHTARQKLRRLSRTVSRRQGPDRRTGRRPSNRWRRADAQRNKVHHQVTALRRDQIHKLTTGLAREYGTIVVEDLNVAGMVKNRRLARAVADAGFGEIRRQLAYKTVWNGGHLEVADRWFPSSKTCSSCGTVKTKLPLRVRTYVCETCGLVLDRDENAALNLAALVKRHVAGSGPETRNGRGADRKTPPRGAGGRETSTLHGTSSR, from the coding sequence ATGCAGGCGTACCGCTTTGCGCTCGACCCGACTCCGCGTCAGGTCGGTGTGTTGCTGCGTCATGTCGGTGCTGCCCGGGTCGCGTTCAACTGGGGGCTTGCGGTGGTGAGGGCGAACCTGGGGCAGCGTGAGGCGGAGCGCTCTTACGGGGTTTCCGAGGGTGAGCTGACGCCGGCGTTGTCGTGGTCGATGTACTCGCTGCGCAAAGCCTGGAATCAGGCGAAGGGTGAGGTGGCGCCGTGGTGGGCCAAGTGCTCGAAGGAGGCTTATGCCACCGGTCTGGATCGCCTCGCCACCAGCCTGAAGAACTGGAGCGACTCCACGTCGGGGAAGCGCAAGGGCCCGCGTGTGGGCTTCCCGCGTTTCAAGTCCAAGCGGAAGTCCACCTTGTCGGTGCGGTTCACCACCGGCACGATCCGTCTGGAGGGGCGGACGCATGTGGTGCTGCCGGTCCTGGGCAGGATCAAGACGCACGAGTCGACGCGCAAGCTTGCCCGCCGTCTCGAGGCGGGGACGGCGCGGATCATGTCCGCGACGGTCCGCTGCGAGGCCGGGCGTTGGTTCGTGTCGTTCACGGTGGAGGTTGAACGGGAGGCGCGCACGCCTGCCCGGCCGGATGCGGTGATCGGTGTGGACCTGGGGGTGAAGACCCTCGCGGTGTTCTCCGACGGGCGCCCCGCAGCCCAGAACCCCAAACACTTCCACACCGCCCGCCAAAAGTTGCGGCGTCTGTCGCGGACGGTGTCCCGCCGTCAGGGCCCCGACCGGCGCACCGGCCGGCGGCCGTCGAACCGGTGGCGCCGCGCGGATGCCCAGCGCAACAAGGTCCACCACCAGGTCACCGCGCTGCGCCGGGACCAGATCCACAAGCTGACCACCGGCCTGGCCCGCGAGTACGGGACGATCGTGGTCGAAGACCTGAACGTTGCGGGCATGGTCAAAAACCGCCGGCTCGCCCGCGCTGTCGCTGATGCCGGGTTCGGTGAGATCCGCCGCCAGCTCGCATACAAGACCGTGTGGAACGGCGGCCACCTTGAGGTCGCGGACCGCTGGTTCCCCTCCTCGAAGACGTGTAGTTCCTGCGGCACGGTGAAAACCAAGCTGCCGCTGCGGGTACGCACGTACGTCTGCGAGACGTGCGGACTCGTCCTGGACCGGGACGAGAACGCCGCACTCAACCTCGCCGCGCTCGTGAAGCGGCACGTCGCCGGGAGTGGCCCGGAGACACGAAACGGACGTGGAGCCGACCGTAAGACACCGCCTCGCGGTGCAGGTGGCAGAGAAACGTCTACCTTGCACGGGACCTCATCCCGGTAA